The Drosophila mauritiana strain mau12 chromosome 2R, ASM438214v1, whole genome shotgun sequence genome has a segment encoding these proteins:
- the LOC117135529 gene encoding mitogen-activated protein kinase kinase kinase kinase 5 isoform X3, translated as MAAAHSHHNANMLSSDISRRNPQDEYELIQKIGSGTYGDVYKAKRIQSNELAAIKVIKLEPSDDIQIIQQEIIMMRDCRHPNIIAYYGSYLRRDKLWICMEFCGGGSLQDIYQVTGPLTEVQIAYMCRETLKGLEYLHSMGKMHRDIKGANILLTEYGDVKLADFGVSAQITATINKRKSFIGTPYWMAPEVAAVERKGGYNQLCDIWACGITAIELAELQPPMFDLHPMRALFLMSKSGFKPPTLNNKDKWSPTFHNFIKTALTKNPKKRPTAERLLQHPFVQCEMSLRVAKELLQKYQSPNPQFYYYLDGDEESVAGVPQRIASKMTSRTNGVPAQNHTLKTGMTTNSTWNERSSSPETLPSDMSLLQYIDEELKLSGDAVVGGNGGGSSNISSSGGVAGGTNGLLDKHELDALPQAATKSAGDGFSHSNSPTANSGAGATGSRDNDGPSSSNSSHLYQNLLRSSSGETPAGSSSAGNNCDYRHENNQNGLEDSPRRHSSMDQLIGLLENMGKSSRTRSLSDGGTQDDDEAEKEAQPDLLNNTPPVPPKRSHKRRHTPPRPISNGLPPTPKVHMGACFSKIFNGCPLRVHCTASWIHPETRDQHLLIGAEEGIYNLNMNELHDAAIDQLFPRRTTWLYVIKDVLMSLSGKSCQLYRHDLVALHSKQTVRFSLHMNKIPERLVPRKFALTTKVPDTKCCTQCCVTRNPYNGYKYLCGATPSGIFLMQWYDPLNKFMLLKQCEWPAISIQGGGHGCVQNGHTPVFEMIITPELEYPIVCTGVRKAMNGCLKLELINMNSASWFHSEDLEYDAMATMVPRRDLLKVVRVHQVEKDAILVCYGNLIQVVTLQGNPKQHKKMVSQLNFDFNVDSIVCLPDSVLAFHKHGMQGKSLRNGEVTQEIKDMSRTYRLLGSDKVVALESQLLRTGSLGSEEGHDLYILAGHEASY; from the exons GCGAAACGAATACAGAGCAATGAGCTGGCTGCCATCAAGGTCATCAAGCTGGAGCCCTCCGACGATATACAGATTATCCAGCAGGAGATCATCATGATGAGGGACTGCCGCCATCCGAACATCATCGCCTACTATGGCTCGTACCTGCGCAGGGATAAACTCTGGATCTGCATGGAGTTTTGTGGTGGTGGCAGTCTGCAGGATATCTACCAGGTAACCGGTCCCCTCACCGAAGTCCAGATCGCGTACATGTGCCGAGAGACTCTCAAGGGACTCGAGTACCTGCACTCCATGGGCAAAATGCACCGGGACATCAAGGGCGCGAATATCCTGTTGACGGAGTACGGCGATGTCAAGCTGGCGGATTTCGGCGTTTCAGCGCAGATCACGGCCACAATTAACAAACGCAAGAGCTTCATAG gTACGCCCTACTGGATGGCTCCTGAGGTGGCAGCCGTGGAACGCAAGGGTGGCTATAATCAACTATGTGATATTTGGGCCTGCGGCATAACCGCAATCG AACTGGCTGAGCTGCAACCGCCGATGTTCGATTTGCACCCGATGCGCGCCCTATTCCTGATGTCGAAGAGCGGCTTCAAGCCGCCCACTCTGAACAACAAGGACAAGTGGAGCCCCACGTTCCACAACTTCATCAAGACGGCGCTGACGAAGAACCCGAAGAAGCGACCCACCGCCGAGCGCCTGCTGCAGCATCCCTTCGTCCAGTGCGAGATGTCCTTGCGGGTGGCCAAGGAGCTGCTGCAGAAGTACCAGAGCCCCAACCCGCAGTTCTACTACTATCTCGATGGCGATGAGGAG tCTGTGGCAGGAGTGCCACAACGCATTGCCAGCAAAATGACGTCACGCACCAATGGCGTGCCAGCGCAAAATCACACACTAAAAACAG GCATGACGACGAACTCCACGTGGAATGAGCGATCTTCTAGTCCCGAAACGTTACCCAGTGACAT GAGCCTCTTACAATATATTGATGAGGAGCTGAAGCTAAG CGGCGATGCAGTCGTAGGCGGCAACGgaggcggcagcagcaacataaGCAGCAGCGGAGGAGTAGCAGGTGGCACCAATGGCCTCCTGGACAAGCACGAGCTGGATGCTCTTCCCCAAGCGGCTACAAAGTCGGCAGGCGATGGCTTCTCGCATTCCAATAGCCCAACGGCGAATTCCGGAGCGGGAGCGACCGGATCCAGGGATAACGATGGACCCTCGTCGAGCAACTCCTCGCATCTCTACCAGAACCTGCTGAGGAGCAGCTCTGGTGAAACGCCAGCGGGATCGAGCTCGGCGGGCAATAACTGTGATTACCGACATGAGAACAACCAG AATGGTCTGGAGGACTCGCCTCGACGCCATAGCTCCATGGATCAGCTGATTGGGTTGCTCGAAAACATGGGCAAGTCTTCGAGGACACGCAGCCTGAGCGATGGTGGCACCCAGGACGATGACGAAG CGGAGAAGGAGGCGCAACCGGATCTGCTGAACAACACCCCACCGGTACCACCGAAGCGCTCCCACAAACGCCGTCACACGCCACCTCGACCCATCTCCAACGGACTGCCGCCCACTCCCAAGGTGCACATGGGCGCCTGCTTTTCCAAGATCTTCAACGGTTGCCCACTGCGCGTGCACTGCACCGCCTCGTGGATTCATCCGGAGACGCGGGACCAGCATCTGCTGATCGGCGCCGAGGAGGGCATCTACAACCTCAACATGAACGAACTGCACGACGCGGCCATCGATCAGTTGTTCCCGCGCCGCACCACCTGGTTGTATGTCATCAAGGATGTGCTTATGAGTCTGTCAG GAAAATCCTGCCAGCTCTACAGGCACGACCTGGTGGCCCTGCACTCCAAGCAGACGGTACGCTTCTCGCTGCACATGAACAAGATCCCGGAGCGACTGGTTCCGCGCAAGTTCGCTCTGACCACCAAGGTGCCGGACACAAAGTGCTGCACACAGTGCTGTGTCACACGAAATCCGTATAACGGATACAAATACCTCTGTGGCGCGACGCCCAGCGGCATTTTCCTGATGCAGTGGTACGATCCACTGAACAAGTTTATGCTGCTCAAGCAGTGCGAGTGGCCAGCCATCAGTATTCAGGGCGGAGGTCACGGCTGCGTTCAGAATGGACATACGCCCGTATTCGAGATGATTATCACGCCGGAGTTGGAATACCCGATTGTGTGTACGGGTGTACGAAAGGCCATGAACGGCTGCCTCAAGCTGGAGCTGATCAACATGAACA GTGCCAGCTGGTTCCACTCGGAGGACCTGGAATATGACGCCATGGCCACGATGGTGCCGCGACGCGACCTGCTGAAGGTGGTGCGTGTGCACCAGGTGGAGAAGGACGCCATTCTGGTCTGCTACGGCAATCTGATTCAGGTGGTCACCCTGCAGGGGAACCCCAAGCAGCACAAGAAGATGGTATCGCAGCTCAACTTTGACTTCAACGTGGACAGCATTG TTTGTCTACCGGACAGCGTTTTGGCATTCCATAAGCACGGCATGCAGGGAAAGTCGTTGCGCAATGGCGAGGTGACGCAGGAGATCAAGGACATGAGTCGCACCTACAGGCTGCTGGGCAGCGATAA GGTTGTGGCCTTGGAGAGCCAGCTGCTGAGGACCGGCTCCCTGGGCAGCGAGGAGGGACACGATCTGTACATTCTGGCCGGGCACGAGGCTAGCTACTAA